The following proteins are co-located in the Camelina sativa cultivar DH55 chromosome 12, Cs, whole genome shotgun sequence genome:
- the LOC109124958 gene encoding uncharacterized protein LOC109124958 yields the protein MALQRKDQDILNAMSLVESTKGELQKLRDNGWDSLMNKVSSFCEKHNAEMLVMEDVFVDPRKPRRKTNITNLHHYKVNCFYTILDLQLQEFNDRFTEVNTDLLICMASLSPLDSFCEFDKEKLVKLVKFYPDDFSYGETLCLEQHLDIYIDNVRRDERFKNLKSLGDLSCLMVKTQKHLAHPLVYRLLKMVLTLPVATASVERCFSAMKLVKTTTRNRIGDQFLSDCLVCYIEKELLDSVTNEKVIERFQMLNERRVVL from the coding sequence ATGGCTTTGCAAAGGAAAGATCAAGATATTTTGAATGCCATGTCATTGGTGGAATCTACTAAGGGAGAATTGCAAAAGCTTAGGGATAATGGATGGGATTCACTTATGAATAAAGTTTCATCTTTTTGCGAGAAACATAATGCTGAAATGCTTGTCATGGAAGACGTCTTTGTTGATCCAAGGAAACCAAGAAGGAAAACCAATATAACCAACTTGCATCATTATAAGGTTAACTGCTTCTACACTATTCTAGACTTACAGCTTCAGGAGTTCAATGATCGTTTTACGGAGGTAAACACTGATCTACTTATATGTATGGCTTCTTTAAGTCCTCTTGATTCATTTTGCGAGTTTGACAAGGAAAAGTTGGTGAAGTTGGTTAAGTTTTATCCAGATGACTTTAGTTATGGGGAGACTTTGTGTCTTGAGCAGCATCTTGATATCTACATTGACAATGTACGCAGAGATGAAAgatttaaaaacttgaaaagtcTTGGAGATCTTTCTTGTTTAATGGTAAAAACCCAAAAGCATCTTGCACATCCTTTGGTTTACAGGCTTTTGAAGATGGTCTTAACTTTACCAGTTGCAACAGCAAGTGTTGAGAGATGTTTTTCGGCAATGAAATTGGTGAAGACGACTACACGCAATAGAATTGGAGACCAGTTTCTAagtgattgtcttgtttgctATATTGAAAAAGAGTTACTTGATTCTGTCACAAATGAAAAAGTGATAGAAAGGTTTCAGATGTTGAATGAGCGTAGGGTAGTTTTATAA